A single region of the Triticum dicoccoides isolate Atlit2015 ecotype Zavitan chromosome 2B, WEW_v2.0, whole genome shotgun sequence genome encodes:
- the LOC119368432 gene encoding U-box domain-containing protein 19-like, which yields MPPHDRKAAPGRRMLALPTVCPCEAIAPGTLLASLVALVAEVARHDAAALPVLRRGAGEALRITRVLLAFLEEVREAAAPLPDASVLGLSELHVAMQKLRFLLADCSRRGARLWVLMNADLVASELRFVLCSVATAMDVLPADVVGASVEAGELARLLSQQAWRAPVWPDEDDGRAIRSVRSMLALFRSSATQHAEDAMMVLGRVGITSWCDCAEEAAFLEAELLDRLEDGRENDNDLVLISGLMAFLVYCRVVLFDSVDTKKADAAAPGSRPAASCAAWTSQEALQCPISLELMTDPVTVTTGQTYDRTSIKRWVKGGCRTCPVTGEKLRSAQFVPNVAVRGIVEQLLLANGTPLHEQQSSKHRCAVDKTASAFGPAAAGGVRLAVAFLIARLSRGTPEEQKKAAFEVRKLAKRNVYHRACLVEADAVPWLLHLLSSADASVQDNAIASLLNLSKHAAGRRALVEAGGLGLVVDAVNVAAKVEARQNAAAIMFYLSPNSEYCQEIGRIPEAIPTLVRLMRDGTYRGRKNALVSLHGVLHGASSIGKAVTAGAVGVLATLLSGDREDLANDSVALLARIGEQPAGATAILASSELFTSLVDFLSASASRSGKDHCVALLASLCMHGGDKVVALMGKMTALMPALYALIADGSPLANKKARWLINEIHRVYEQRQPPPVVPPAGDRVIRV from the coding sequence ATGCCGCCGCACGACCGTAAGGCGGCGCCGGGCCGCCGGATGCTGGCGCTGCCCACGGTGTGCCCGTGCGAGGCCATCGCCCCCGGGACGCTGCTGGCGTCGCTCGTCGCCCTCGTGGCCGAGGTCGCCCGCCACGACGCCGCCGCGCTCCCCGTGCTCCGCCGAGGGGCCGGCGAGGCCCTGCGCATCACCCGCGTCCTCCTCGCGTTCCTCGAGGAGGTCCGCGAGGCGGCGGCGCCCCTGCCGGACGCGTCGGTGCTCGGCCTGTCCGAGCTCCACGTCGCGATGCAGAAGCTCCGGTTCCTGCTCGCGGACTGCTCCAGGAGAGGGGCGAGGCTGTGGGTGCTGATGAACGCCGACCTCGTCGCCTCCGAGCTCCGTTTCGTCCTCTGCTCCGTGGCCACGGCCATGGACGTGCTGCCGGCGGACGTGGTCGGGGCGTCCGTCGAGGCCGGAGAGCTCGCGAGACTTCTGTCCCagcaggcgtggcgcgcgccggtgTGGCCGGACGAGGACGACGGGCGCGCGATCCGGAGCGTGCGCTCCATGCTCGCGCTGTTCAGGAGCAGCGCCACGCAGCACGCGGAGGACGCGATGATGGTGCTCGGCCGCGTCGGCATCACCAGCTGGTGCGACTGCGCCGAGGAGGCCGCTTTCCTCGAGGCCGAGCTGTTGGACCGCCTGGAGGACGGCCGCGAGAACGACAACGACCTCGTGCTCATCAGCGGCCTCATGGCGTTCCTCGTCTACTGTCGCGTCGTCTTGTTCGACAGCGTTGATACCAAGAAAGCTGACGCGGCAGCGCCCGGGTCGAGGCCGGCAGCGAGCTGCGCGGCGTGGACCAGCCAGGAGGCGCTGCAATGCCCGATCAGTCTGGAGCTGATGACCGACCCGGTGACCGTGACCACCGGCCAAACTTACGACCGGACGTCCATCAAACGGTGGGTCAAGGGCGGGTGCCGGACGTGCCCTGTTACCGGCGAGAAGCTCCGCAGCGCCCAGTTCGTGCCGAACGTAGCCGTGCGCGGCATTGTCGAGCAGCTGCTCCTCGCCAACGGGACACCGCTCCACGAGCAGCAAAGCAGCAAGCACCGGTGTGCGGTCGATAAGACCGCCTCGGCGTTCGGCCCGGCCGCGGCCGGCGGCGTGCGTCTCGCCGTGGCCTTCCTTATTGCCAGGCTCTCCAGGGGCACGCCCGAGGAGCAGAAGAAAGCGGCCTTCGAGGTGCGGAAGCTGGCGAAGCGCAACGTGTACCACCGCGCGTGCCTCGTGGAGGCCGACGCCGTGCCGTGGCTCCTCCACCTCCTCTCCTCGGCGGACGCGTCCGTCCAGGACAACGCCATCGCCAGCCTGCTCAACCTCTCGAAGCACGCGGCCGGGCGGAGAGCGCTCGTGGAGGCGGGCGGGCTCGGGCTCGTCGTCGACGCCGTCAACGTGGCGGCCAAGGTGGAGGCGCGGCAGAACGCAGCGGCCATCATGTTCTACCTCTCGCCGAACAGCGAGTACTGCCAGGAGATCGGCCGCATCCCGGAGGCCATCCCGACGCTGGTGCGCCTCATGAGGGACGGCACTTACCGCGGCCGCAAGAACGCGCTGGTGAgcctccacggggtgctccacggcgCGAGCAGCATCGGGAAGGCGGTGACCGCCGGCGCTGTGGGCGTGCTCGCCACCCTCCTGTCCGGCGACCGCGAGGACCTGGCGAACGACTCCGTCGCCCTGCTAGCGAGGATCGGCGAGCAGCCGGCCGGCGCGACGGCCATCCTGGCCAGCTCGGAGCTTTTCACAAGCCTCGTCGACTTCCTCAGCGCGTCGGCGTCTCGGTCGGGGAAGGACCACTGCGTGGCGCTGCTGGCCTCGCTGTGCATGCACGGAGGAGACAAGGTCGTCGCcctgatgggcaagatgactgCGCTTATGCCCGCGCTGTACGCGCTCATCGCCGACGGCAGCCCTCTGGCGAACAAGAAGGCGAGGTGGCTCATTAACGAGATCCACCGGGTCTACGAGCAGCGCCAGCCGCCGCCGGTCGTGCCGCCGGCGGGTGACCGTGTCATTCGAGTATAG